One stretch of Rana temporaria chromosome 10, aRanTem1.1, whole genome shotgun sequence DNA includes these proteins:
- the LOC120915238 gene encoding transaldolase-like: protein MSNCAVKKQKMEESALEQLKKYTVVVADTGDFKTIEEYKPQDATTNPSLILAAAAMPAYQHLVEDAIQYGKKLGGSEEEQINNVMDKLFVSFGIEILKVVPGRVSTEVDARLSFDKDGMIKRAKRIIALYKEAGIDKERILIKLSSTWEGIQAGKVLEEKYGIHCNMTLLFSFAQAVACAEAGVTLISPFVGRILDWHVANSGKKSFEPNEDPGVKSVAKIYNYYKKFGYKTIVMGASFRNTGEIKALTGCDYLTISPKLLGELSKDVSKLTPTLTVKEAQACNLEKIHLTEKDFRWQHNEDQMAVEKLSDGIRKFTEDAVKLEKKLKEQLGK, encoded by the exons ATGTCCAATTGTGCAGTAAAGAAGCAGAAGATGGAAGAGTCCGCGTTGGAGCAGCTGAAGAAGTACACGGTGGTGGTGGCTGATACCGGGGACTTCAAAACCATTGAAGAATACAAGCCACAGGATGCCACTACAAACCCATCTCTGATCCTGGCAGCAGCTGCAATGCCAGCATACCAACATCTGGTAGAAGATGCAATCCAGTATGGGAAGAAGCTTGGAGGTTCTGAAGAGGAACAGATCAACAATGTCATGGACAAACTTTTTGTGTCATTTGGAATAGAAATCCTGAAGGTGGTTCCTGGTCGGGTTTCCACAGAGGTAGATGCcag ATTGTCCTTTGACAAAGATGGGATGATTAAACGTGCCAAGCGCATCATTGCACTTTACAAAGAAGCTGGTATCGACAAAGAGAGAATCTTGATCAAGTTGTCCTCAACCTGGGAGGGAATACAAGCTGGAAAGGTGCTTGAAGAGAAATATGGAATACACTGCAACATGACGCTGCTGTTCTCTTTTGCTCAGGCTGTGGCCTGTGCCGAGGCCGGTGTTACCCTCATATCTCCATTTGTGGGCAGAATATTGGACTGGCATGTAGCCAACTCTGGCAAGAAGAGTTTCGAACCAAATGAAGACCCAGGTGTGAAGAGTGTTGCCAAGATTTACAACTATTACAAGAAGTTTGGGTACAAAACCATTGTGATGGGCGCTTCATTCCGCAACACTGGGGAGATTAAAGCACTTACTGGATGTGATTATCTCACCATTTCCCccaagctgctgggagagctcAGCAAAGACGTCTCCAAACTCACTCCAACACTCACTGTTAAAGAAGCTCAGGCCTGTaacctggaaaagatccacttgaCTGAAAAGGATTTCCGTTGGCAACACAATGAAGATCAGATGGCTGTAGAAAAGTTGTCGGATGGGATCAGGAAGTTTACTGAAGATGCTGTAAAGCTGGAAAAGAAGTTGAAGGAGCAGCTTGGAAAATAA